ACCTCATGGAGCCGATCACGCTGCTCACCGAGCGGCTCTTCGCCCCCCACGGGCGCTCGCCAGAGCACCTGGCCGAGCAGCACGAGATCCAAGACATCGTGCACGCGACCCTGGAGGAGCTGCCCATGAACCACCGCGCGGTGCTGGCGCTCTTCTACCTGCACGAGTACTCGATCCAAGAGGTCGCAGAGATCCTTGAGCTGCCCGAAGGGACGATCAAATCGCGGCTCTTCCACGCCCGCAAGCTGCTCAAGCAGCGGCTGGTGCGGCGCTTCGGCGGGGCCAGCGCGCTGCTCGACCAGATCTAGCGACCGTATCCCCTGATCTTCACTGTTTCTTGCTGGAGGGATGCATTGGCGGCTACTGATAACTCGGTCCAACCACAGGCGGCTGGGAGTCGAAAGGTGGTGTTCGGCGGCGAGGCGTTCTACCTGGCGGTCCGATGGGTGGTGGTGCTGGTGCTGGTGCTGATCAGCGGCCTAATCACCGGCGACCAGCTGCTCTCGCCTGCCTGGATGCGCCAGCCGGTGGTGCTGATCATCGGCTTCCACGCGCTGTTTAGCCTGCTCGAAACCCTGGCCCTGTTTGTCAAGCCGTTGACGTCAATCAATCGGCTAGCTTTTTATGTCGATGTGATCATCATCACGCTACTGGCCTACTTCGGCCAGAGCGGCGGCGATCTGTTCTACCCGCTGTACTTTCTGCCGCTGGTGGGCGCTGGCATGCAGATGAACGCGCGCCGCAGCCTGCTGCTGGGCTGCCTGGCGGCGGGCGGCTATGTGGCGGCGGTGCTGGCCCTGCGCATGCAGATCGAGCTTGGCCCCACATCCAACCTGCTGGCGATCGTGGCGCTGGCCATGCGCTGCACCGCGCTGATCATCGTGCCATGGCTCACCGGCGGCCTGGCCGACCGCAGCGGCCAGCTCAACCGCCACAGCGTGGTGCAGGCCCGCCAGGAGACCCAGCGCGCCACCCACGAGGCCCTGGCCTACCGCGAGCAGACCAAGGCGCTGTTCGAGGTGGCCTACACGCTCTCCACCACCATGAACTACCAGAGTGTGATGGACGTGATGCTGCTGGAGTGCCGCAAGCTGGTGCCCTACACCAGCGCGCTCACCCTGCTCTCCACCGGCATGCCAGATGAGCTCTACGTGGCCGCATCGGTGGGCCTGAGCGAGAACGATAAGCAGCTGCGCCCGATCACCACCGATGGCCCGGTGGGCAACACCATGCGCACCGGCGAGCCGGTGATCGTGGGCGCGCCCGCCCAGCACCCCGAGCTGCAGATCTTCGAGGCGCTGCGCACATGCCGCTCGGCGTGCGTGGTGCCCATGCGCGCCGGGCTGAAGAGCTACGGCATGTTCGTGATCGCCGCCAGCGATGACAACGCCTTCGACGCCAACCAGCTCTCCATGGTCACGGCGCTCACCAACTACGCGATTATCGCGCTGCACAACGCCCAGCTGGTGCACGACCTGCGCGAGGAGCGCAATAAGCTGATCTCGAAAGAGGAGGACGTGCGACACCAGCTGGCCCGCGACCTGCACGACGGCCCGGCCCAGGCTCTGGCGGCGATCACCATGAACCTTGAGTTCATCAAGCGCCTGCTGGAGCGCGACCCCTCGCGCGTGGAGCCGGAGCTGGACAAGCTGGCCGCGCTGGCCAAGCGCACCACCCACGATGTGCGCACCCTGCTGTTCGAGCTGCGCCCGCTGGTGCTGGAGAAACAGGGCCTAGACAACACGCTGCGCCAGTATGTCGAGCGCTTCCAGGGCAACGCCACCCAGGTCATCCTTGAGGCCGACAAAATCACCGCCGACCTGGACAGCAAGGCCGAGAGCACGCTGTTCAATATCGTGCAGGAGTCGGTGAATAACGCGCTGAAGCACGCCAAGGCCAAGCATATCTGGGTGCGCCTGAAGCAGAGCAACAACCGGCTGGAGGCCACTGTGCAGGATGATGGCCTGGGCTTCGAGCTGAAGAAGGTGCTGGCATCCTACGAGCAGCGCGGCTCGTTCGGCCTGCTGAACATCGAGGAGCGCGCCAAGCTGATCGGCGGCGCTGCCGAGCTGTACTCGGCCCCCGGCGAGGGCACCACTGTCAAGATTATTGTTCCGCTCACATAACGCGGCGGCCCCTGCGCCCGCCGCACTAGGTTTTGCATGTCGCTAGAGAATCCCTACATCCACCCCGCCCGCATCAAGGCCGCGCTGCGCACGCTAGAGCTGACGCCCACGCGCGGCATGGGCCAGAACTTTCTGCTCGACTCCTACGCCCTTGAGACGATCGTGCGCGCGGCGGAGCTGGCCCCCGACGACACCGTGCTGGAGATCGGCCCCGGCCTGGGCGTGCTCACCTGGGAGCTGCTGCAGCGCGCCGCCCGCGTGGTGACGGTGGAGCTGGACAAGCGCCTGGCCGCCCGCCTGCACACCGAGCTGGGCCACGACCCCAAGCTCTCGATCGTCCAGTCCGACATCCTCAAGATCGCGCCCGAGGCCGCGCTGGCCGCCAACGGCGCGCCCGCCGAGCTGCTGGGCCAGCCCTACAAGGTGGTGGCCAACCTGCCCTACGCCATCACCAGTGCGGTGCTGCGGCACCTGCTGGAATCAGCCCAGCGCCCCACGGTGCTGGTGGTGCTGGTGCAGTGGGAGGTAGCCAAGCGCATCACCGCCAAGCCCGGCGACCTGAGCGTGCTGGCCCACTCGGTGCAGGTCTACGCCGAGGCCGAGATCATCGAGAAGGTGCCCGGCAGCAGCTTCCTGCCGCCGCCCGCCGTCGACTCGGCGATCATGCGGCTGCGGGTGCGGCCCCAACCGCTGGTGCCCGAGGCCGAGATCGCCAGCCACATGCGCCTGATCAAGGCGGGGTTCCTGCAGGCCCGCAAGAAGCTCTCGAACGCGCTGCCCAGCGGCCTGGCCTCGATCGGCGTACAGGTGAGCAAGGAGCAGATGGGCGAGGCCCTGGCCGCCGCCCAGATCAACCCCGACCGCCGCGCCGAGACGCTGACCTTCGCCGAGTGGCAGGCGCTCTACCAGCAGCTGCCCGCGCTGCACCCGCGCTAGCCACAGCGCAGCAAGCGGCCCGCGACCCAGGCCTGGGTCGCGGGCCGCTTTTTGGCATCTGCACGCCAGCTAGCGCGCTTTCGCAGCCTGGCCCTGGCTGGTGATGATCACCACCACCGCCGCGACGATCACCCCCGCCGCCGCCATGGTGGGCAGCGTCAGTTGCTCGCCCGCCAGCAGCCAGCCCAGAAACACCGCCACCACCGGATTCACATAGGCGTAGGTCGAGACCCGCGAGGGCGAGCTGGCCTGGATGAGCCAGCTGTAGGCGCTGAACGTGATCACCGAGCCGACCACGGCCAGGTAGAGCACCGCCAGCCAGGCCCGCGTGTCCAGGATGGCGGGGGTGAGCGCGCTCCACTCACCGCTGGCCGCGCTGATCAGCATCAGCAGCGCGCCGCCCGCCAGCATCTGCAGCGCCGAGGTGGCCACCGCCGAGTAGGGCAGCGGGCGGTAGCGGCTGTAGATCGTGCCCACCGCCCAGCCCAGCGCCGAGAGCGCCAGCGCGATGGTGGCCACCACATCCAGCCCGCCCACGCCCGCGAAGGCCCCCGGCCCCACCAGCATCACCAGGCCCACGAAGCCCAGCCCCACGCCGAACAGCGTGGCCCCCGCAGGCCGCACCCCGCCAGGGCGCAGCCAGTCCAGCAGCACCACCCAGATCGGGATGAGCGCCAGCACCACCGAGGCCACGCCCGAGGGCACCCGCAGCTCGCCCCAGCTGAGCAGGCCGTGGCAGACCACGAAGAAGAAGAAGCCGCCCACCGCTGCGCTGCGCCAGTCGGCCAGCCGGAAGCGGCGCTCGCCGCGCGCCCAGGCCCACGCCATCAGGATGCCGCCCGCGATCAGCGCGCGCACCCCGCTCTGCATGAAGGGCGGGATGCTCTCCACCGCGTAGCAGATGGCCAGGAAGGTCGACCCCCAGAGGATGTAGATGGCCGCGTAGGCCGAAAAGACCCGGAAATCAAACGAGCGCGCCGCTGGCACGCTCTTCGTCGCCTGTTGCATCTGTGTTCTCGCTATCGTTGCCACACACGGGCCAAGATTATCGCCCTATTGTACGCGAGAACGCGCGGCGCGCGGCGGGGCCGAGCGCTCTTTACCACGAAGGCGCGAAGAACGATGTACCTCTATGGCTCCAAGACACCAAGGGAAGATGTAGGCCGCTCGCCCCACCCGTGGATGATGTGAATTTCTCAGAGAAGGGGGAAATGCACTCCTTGCGCGGCTATGCGATGGGGCCGTCTATACGATTCCACCTAACCGGACGTTTCATGCCATTGCTCCCGAAACCCCGAGGACAACAGAACGAGCTGATTGAAGGCGCGATCCAGATGAGCACCCAACCCAGACGAGGTATCGTCAAGCCACTCCATCAGCGCGTAGGTAAACGCCGCCGTGCCGACTTGGGCAGCCAGGGTCGACAGCTTTGGGTCGACCCCTCGTTGCTCCAGCGCCGAAGCCAGCACCGCGATCATGGCCGCCATTTTGGTTAGCTCCCGCTCCCGTAAGGCCGGTGTCGCGGCGATGATTGCCTGCCGAGGTGCCGAGAATGAACGATTATCTTCGTAGATCGCTTCCATCCCATGGAAGGCGAGCAGCAGAACCTGCATCGGCGTAAGATCAGCAGGCGCGCTGGCGATGGCCTCAGCGAGCGCGGCCTGCACGCTCACCTCGCGGTCGAACAGGATGTCACGCTTGTCTGCAAAATGCCGGAAGAAGGTTCGCTCCGTCACCCCAGCCTGCGCCGCGATCTCGGCTGCTGTGGTCTGCTCGTAGCCGCGCTCGCGGAACAGCTCTAAAGCCGCCTGCTGCAACTTGCGGTGCGCCTCGGCACTCTTTTTAGGCATTGGAGGCTCCTTATTGTCAGCCACTGACATTTTGGGTATTGTCAGTGACTGACATTTGTGGTATAGTCAGTCACTGACATATTGTAGCCCACAGATGGGAGTAGCGCAAAGGAGTGGGGATGAAGCGTATCCAATATCATCGTTACGGCGGACCGGAGGTACTACGCCTAGAGGATTTTACGCCCCCCGACCCCGGCCCCGGGCAAATCCGTGTTCGCGTCAAGGCGGCAGCCGCCAACCCGATGGACTGGAAGATGTTCAAAGGCGAGATGAAATTGATCACGGGCCGCACGTTTCCGCGCGGCCTCGGCCACGACTTCGCGGGCGTTGTGGAGGCCGTGGGCCCGCATGTGACCCGGTTCAACGTCGGTGATGAGGTGTACGGCGCAGCGGGGTTGAAGGCGGCGGGCGCATTCGCCGAGGCGCTGGTCACCGATGATACGATGGTCTTCCGCAAACCGCAGTCCCTTTCGTTCGAGAAGGCCGCCGCTTTGCCCGTGGTCGCCGGGACGGCCTGGACTGCGCTGATCGACAAGGCCCAGCTGCAAGCTGGCCAGCGGGTCTTCATCGCGGGCTGCCTTGGGGGGGTTGGGCGTATCGCAGTGCAAATCGCTGGGATGCGCGGCGCAGAGGTCACTGGCAGCTGTGGTGCATCCCGACGTGATGAGGCGCTGGCCCTGGGCATCAAGGAAGCCGTTGACTATCGCGCCTTCAATGCCAATGCCTATCGCGGTCGCTTCGATGTGGTGTTCGATACGCATGGCGCGCTGTCGCTGCGCCAGTGTGGCACGATGCTCAAACGCGGCGGTGTGGCGCTGCATATTGTTCCAACAGCTTCAAAGATGATCTGGAGCATGCTCTCGCCCCGCCATCAGACCGTTATGGGGCACGCGACGCCGCAATTTGTAGAAGCGGTAGAGCAAGGCAAGCTCTCGCCGACCATTGGCCGAACCGTGCCCTTGTCCGAGGCGATCTCGGCCATCATCGAGCTTGAGAACACCAGTTCACCCGCAGGAAAACTGGTCGTCATCCCCATGGGGTGAGCCTGGCTTGGCCATCCAGCACGGATGGATAGTGACGACCACATCATCGGTCGATATCTCTTTCTTGTATCGCTAACGAATGGAGCTTCCCATGATTGTTGAACTTGCCGACATCCGTATTCACCCCGGTCAGAACGCAGCCTTTGAAGAGGCCGTCCAGCGCGGCATCGACACAGTGGCGGTGCGCGCCAAGGGATTTCAGGGCTGCAAGGTGCACCATGGCATTGAATCCCCCGAGCGCTACATCCTGCAGGCCTTCTGGGACACGCTGGAAGACCACACCGTGGCTTTCCGGCAAGGGCCGCTGTTTTCCGAGTGGTATGCCATGATTGCGCCCTTCGCCGCCGCGCCAGCCGCTGTGGAGCACTTTGAGATAAAGTCTTGACTCTTAGGGGTTGAGCCGAGATAGCTGCTGTCGGCCAATGAGATTGATAGCAGTAGCGGCGAGGGCATGCTGGAGGTGGGTTGGAGCCATCCCAACCGGGTACTTCATCCTGGCCGAGCGCTGGGCCAGGGCCGAGCTAGAGTCGGCCCTAGCCTAGGGCCGCTTGCCGCACGCGCTGCGGCACAGCTTCGTCACCCTGGCCATCCGGGGCGGGGCTAGCGTGGCCCAGGCGGCGGCGCGGCACAAGGGTCCGCGCACCACCATGCGGTATGCGCACGACGTGCAGACCCTCGATGATAACGCGGTGGATTATGTGAAGTTTTGAGGGAGGAGGTAGGGGCGCGGTGGGGGGGGCGGCGCATCCTGCTGGTGCGCGGCAGGAAGACCAAGGTGGAAGATAGCAATTAGCCCGGTTTTGTGAAGCATTTCCTTAGCGTTGTAAATTGC
This portion of the Chloroflexia bacterium SDU3-3 genome encodes:
- a CDS encoding RNA polymerase sigma factor; protein product: MCIGMLNSEKDDRQPNDALLLMQVAQGDIDALEQLFARYRRPIYTLAQSITRSNETAEEILQDTFYRLYTNATKLDGSQPLLPWLYRVAANLSYNSARRGWNLMEPITLLTERLFAPHGRSPEHLAEQHEIQDIVHATLEELPMNHRAVLALFYLHEYSIQEVAEILELPEGTIKSRLFHARKLLKQRLVRRFGGASALLDQI
- a CDS encoding GAF domain-containing sensor histidine kinase gives rise to the protein MAATDNSVQPQAAGSRKVVFGGEAFYLAVRWVVVLVLVLISGLITGDQLLSPAWMRQPVVLIIGFHALFSLLETLALFVKPLTSINRLAFYVDVIIITLLAYFGQSGGDLFYPLYFLPLVGAGMQMNARRSLLLGCLAAGGYVAAVLALRMQIELGPTSNLLAIVALAMRCTALIIVPWLTGGLADRSGQLNRHSVVQARQETQRATHEALAYREQTKALFEVAYTLSTTMNYQSVMDVMLLECRKLVPYTSALTLLSTGMPDELYVAASVGLSENDKQLRPITTDGPVGNTMRTGEPVIVGAPAQHPELQIFEALRTCRSACVVPMRAGLKSYGMFVIAASDDNAFDANQLSMVTALTNYAIIALHNAQLVHDLREERNKLISKEEDVRHQLARDLHDGPAQALAAITMNLEFIKRLLERDPSRVEPELDKLAALAKRTTHDVRTLLFELRPLVLEKQGLDNTLRQYVERFQGNATQVILEADKITADLDSKAESTLFNIVQESVNNALKHAKAKHIWVRLKQSNNRLEATVQDDGLGFELKKVLASYEQRGSFGLLNIEERAKLIGGAAELYSAPGEGTTVKIIVPLT
- the rsmA gene encoding 16S rRNA (adenine(1518)-N(6)/adenine(1519)-N(6))-dimethyltransferase RsmA, with protein sequence MSLENPYIHPARIKAALRTLELTPTRGMGQNFLLDSYALETIVRAAELAPDDTVLEIGPGLGVLTWELLQRAARVVTVELDKRLAARLHTELGHDPKLSIVQSDILKIAPEAALAANGAPAELLGQPYKVVANLPYAITSAVLRHLLESAQRPTVLVVLVQWEVAKRITAKPGDLSVLAHSVQVYAEAEIIEKVPGSSFLPPPAVDSAIMRLRVRPQPLVPEAEIASHMRLIKAGFLQARKKLSNALPSGLASIGVQVSKEQMGEALAAAQINPDRRAETLTFAEWQALYQQLPALHPR
- a CDS encoding EamA family transporter, with product MQQATKSVPAARSFDFRVFSAYAAIYILWGSTFLAICYAVESIPPFMQSGVRALIAGGILMAWAWARGERRFRLADWRSAAVGGFFFFVVCHGLLSWGELRVPSGVASVVLALIPIWVVLLDWLRPGGVRPAGATLFGVGLGFVGLVMLVGPGAFAGVGGLDVVATIALALSALGWAVGTIYSRYRPLPYSAVATSALQMLAGGALLMLISAASGEWSALTPAILDTRAWLAVLYLAVVGSVITFSAYSWLIQASSPSRVSTYAYVNPVVAVFLGWLLAGEQLTLPTMAAAGVIVAAVVVIITSQGQAAKAR
- a CDS encoding TetR family transcriptional regulator, which codes for MPKKSAEAHRKLQQAALELFRERGYEQTTAAEIAAQAGVTERTFFRHFADKRDILFDREVSVQAALAEAIASAPADLTPMQVLLLAFHGMEAIYEDNRSFSAPRQAIIAATPALRERELTKMAAMIAVLASALEQRGVDPKLSTLAAQVGTAAFTYALMEWLDDTSSGLGAHLDRAFNQLVLLSSGFREQWHETSG
- a CDS encoding NADP-dependent oxidoreductase — encoded protein: MKRIQYHRYGGPEVLRLEDFTPPDPGPGQIRVRVKAAAANPMDWKMFKGEMKLITGRTFPRGLGHDFAGVVEAVGPHVTRFNVGDEVYGAAGLKAAGAFAEALVTDDTMVFRKPQSLSFEKAAALPVVAGTAWTALIDKAQLQAGQRVFIAGCLGGVGRIAVQIAGMRGAEVTGSCGASRRDEALALGIKEAVDYRAFNANAYRGRFDVVFDTHGALSLRQCGTMLKRGGVALHIVPTASKMIWSMLSPRHQTVMGHATPQFVEAVEQGKLSPTIGRTVPLSEAISAIIELENTSSPAGKLVVIPMG
- a CDS encoding antibiotic biosynthesis monooxygenase, whose protein sequence is MIVELADIRIHPGQNAAFEEAVQRGIDTVAVRAKGFQGCKVHHGIESPERYILQAFWDTLEDHTVAFRQGPLFSEWYAMIAPFAAAPAAVEHFEIKS